From a single Vitis vinifera cultivar Pinot Noir 40024 chromosome 18, ASM3070453v1 genomic region:
- the GERA gene encoding valencene synthase-like (The RefSeq protein has 5 substitutions compared to this genomic sequence), producing MSIQVSTCPLVQIPKPEHRPMAEFHPSIWGDQFIAYTPEDEDTRACKEKQVEDLKAEVRRELMAAAGNPSQLLNFIDAVQRLGVAYHFEREIEESLQHIYDRFHDADDTEDDLYNIALQFRLLRQQGYNISCGIFNKFKDEKGSFKEDLISNIQGMLGLYEAAHLRVHGEDILEEALAFTTTHLKATVESLGYPLAEQVAHALKHPIRKGLERLEARWYISLYQDEASHDKTLLKLAKLDFNLVQSLHKEELSNLARWWKELDFATKLPFARDRFVEGYFWTLGVYFEPQYSRARRILTKLFSMASIIDDIYDAYGTLEELQPFTEAIERWDIKSIDHLPEYMKLFYVTLLDLYKEIDQELEKYGNQYRVYYAKEVLKSQVRAYFAEAKWSHEGYIPTIEEYMLVALVTSGSCILATWSFIGMGEIMTKEAFDWVISDPKIITASTVIFRLMDDITTHKFEQKRGHVASGIECYMKQYGVSEEQVYSEFHKQVENAWLGINQECLKPTAVPMPLLTRVVNLSRVMDVIYKEGDGYTHVGKVMKDNIGSVLIDPIV from the exons ATGTCTATTCAAGTCTCAACGTGTCCTCTCGTCCAAATTCCTAAACCCGAACACCGCCCAATGGCAGAGTTTCACCCTAGCATTTGGGGTGACCAATTCATTGCCTACACTCCCGAAGATGAG GATACACGTGCTTGCAAAGAGAAGCAAGTTGAAGATCTGAAAGCGGAAGTCAGAAGGGAGTTAATGGCTGCTGCCGGTAACCCTGCCCAATTGTTGAACTTCATTGATGCAGTGCAACGGCTTGGGGTGGCATACCACTTTGAAAGAGAGATAGAAGAAtcattacaacatatttatgaTAGGTTTCATGATGCCGATGATACAGAAGATGATCTCTATAATATTGCTCTTCAATTTCGACTACTGAGACAACAAGGGTACAATATTTCATGTG GTATATTCAACAAGTTCAAGGATGAAAAAGGTAGCTTCAAGGAGGATTTGATCAGCAACGTACAAGGCATGCTGGGCTTGTATGAAGCTGCACATCTCAGGGTTCATGGAGAGGACACACTTGAAGAAGCACTTGCTTTCACCACCACTCACCTCAAGGCCACGGTAGAAAGTTTAGGATATCCTCTTGCAGAACAAGTTGCTCATGCCCTGAAGCATCCCATTAGGAAAGGTTTGGAGAGGCTAGAGGCAAGATGGTATATATCTCTCTATCAAGATGAAGCTTCCCATGATAAAACTTTACTAAAGCTGGCAAAGTTAGATTTCAATCTAGTGCAGTCCCTGCACAAAGAAGAGCTAAGCAATCTTGCACG GTGGTGGAAAGAATTAGACTTTGCTACAAAGCTACCTTTCGCACGGGATAGATTTGTGGAAGGCTATTTTTGGACACTTGGGGTGTACTTTGAGCCCCAATATTCATGCGCTAGAAGAATTTTAACCAAATTATTTGCCATGGCTTCCATTATAGATGATATCTATGATGCATATGGCACACTTGAAGAACTCCAGCCCTTTACAGAAGCCATTGAGAG GTGGGATATTAAAAGCATAGATCACCTTCCAGAATACATGAAACTCTTCTATGTGACACTCTTAGATCTGTACAAAGAAATCGACCAAGAGTTGGAGAAATATGGAAACCAATATCGGGTTTACTATGCAAAAGAAGTA TTGAAGAGTCAAGTTCGAGCTTACTTTGCTGAGgcgaaatggtcccatgaaggaTACATACCTACAATAGAAGAGTATATGCTTGTTGCACTCGTGACCTCAGGTTCCTGCATACTTGCAACCTGGTCTTTCATTGGAATGGGAGAAATCATGACAAAGGAGGCCTTTGATTGGGTGATCAGTGATCCTAAGATTATCACAGCTTCAACTGTAATTTTCAGactcatggatgacatcacaaCGCATAAG TTTGAGCAAAAAAGAGGGCATGTGGCCTCGGGCATTGAATGTTACATGAAGCAATATGGTGTCTCTGAGGAACAAGTGTACAGTGAGTTCCACAAGCAAGTTGAGAATGCATGGCTGGGTATTAACCAGGAATGCCTCAAACCTACTGCCGTTCCAATGCCTCTCCTCACTCGTGTTGTCAATCTTTCACGAGTCATGGATGTCATTTACAAGGAGGGAGACGGGTACACACATGTTGGGAAAGTGATGAAGGATAATATTGGATCTGTGCTCATTGACCCCATAGTATGA